The Rhizoctonia solani chromosome 1, complete sequence sequence TCGTCTGAGAGGAACGTATGGTAGAAATACAATAGGTATAAAAAGCGAAGTGAACAACAAGAGATGCTTAAGTCCAGGCCGTTGTGGCGCCTGGCTCACGAGCGTTGGCAGACCTGGAGTATTCCACGATTGCTCGGATTCAGAAGACGAGTTTCGTTCATAGATACCATTTTATTTGTTACTTCAGAGTTGTATGACCAGGCACTAGCAGACGAGAGTGGCAACTATACGTACAAGATTGTGGCGACAAGAAGACAAGGTGATGCTTACAATATCCATGGCACTCATCATGATTACGTCAGTGTATGCAAGCCTACCCATAAAAGGATACTGCACACTTGATGTCACTCCGAATCCAGCTGCCAATCAAGCTGTTTTCCAGCCCAGAACGGCGTAACTTTTTCTTCACCCAGAGTCCACTGCGTCCTCACCGTTTCTGGAGACCGCCTCAATTTGACCACCGGCGCAGCGACAGGTAGCTCTTTTTTGTAAAACCTCCTCCCGTTGTTACTTACGAAATCGGCTAGCCGGTCAAGGGCACCGAACGATTCGAGCAAGTGCGCAACAAGGGGAAGAAGTATTGGAGATGTGTATACCCCTGCGGCGCAGGGCGAGTCGGGCATGGCGTTTGATTTGGACGATGGTGGGTGAGGGGCGGAATCCGaaccaaggaagaagcgAGGGTGTCCTGATAAAGTAAATTAATGAGGGCGAGTTCTTCTTTTAATCAGGGCTCGCATACCTTCCTTGATAATATCCCTCAGGGCTTCCCTATCGTCCGGATACTTGGCTACAGGTTTACAGAAGTTCCAGGATTGCCCTGCCCAGTCGTCGACGGTCAACGCAAGATGATGAGCGGTAATGCTGCACGCGACAGTATCGCCAAGCTCCTTGACGCATTCGACAGCCGCACGAGTAGTCGCGTGCTCCAATACAATGCGCAGGCGGGGGAAAGCGGCGTGAAGCTTGCGAAGGTGGGGTAAGAATTGAGGTTCGGCATTGAGGACGCAAGTGTTCTGTTGCACTTGTAATCAATTTTAGAGTCATCATTGATAAGTGAGTACGCACAGTCCGCGCTTCGGAGGGGATCTCTCCGTGCAAGTTGAGCACCATGTCAACCTCTTGCATCGCTTCGAAAACTGGATAGTAGACTTCATAAGACTCGATACCGCTATCCGAGTTGGTAGTCACCCCTCGCGGGTAAGATTTGACCCCTGGCCAAGTTCGATCAAGGGCCATTCACGTCCCATCGCATATACGCATACCTGCAATGCCAGCACCCTTGGCTTTACGGATTTCATCTGGAGTAAGTTCTGGGGATAAGTACAACGTCATCATGTACTCTATCCGAGGATCAATAGCCTCGAGGGTCTGTTTGTATGCAAGTGCTTGTTCAGTAGTAGTGACTGGCGGTTTAGTATTTGGCTACACCTATAAGTATATACGATCGACAACGATTGCCAAGGCTTACCATTACATATGCCAACTTGAACCCCCAAGAGCAACATGGGGGGTGACAAGTGCGGACATATCGCCCTGGCGCAAGTGGACATGAAAGTCCGCGGGAGAAGGGACTTGAAGAATCTCGGCTTCGCTCATGTCTCGCGTGCGTTGAGACAAAGTACCGAGTCTAACAAACGAAACAGTTTGAACAGTTTTCAAATACAAGATGGTTCATTTCGATCTCACATTGGTAAAGCGAGACTTCGGGTTGTGTGCAAGGCACGGAAGGAGCACAAGGGACTCGGGAAAAACGCTAAGCGCGGATCAGCCCAACAAGTCACGTGCTGTGCGGCCGTTGCGAACCGCAGCCTACAATACAACACGTTCATCTAGCTCATTCCTTACTACTGATCTACGCTCACGATGCCTGCGGGGTACACACCTATTAGAGTCGAACACATCTCACCTGAGGATGAGATGAACGCGGCGTTTGACAATGGGTCagacgacgaggaagatgtCGATTCACACCACCCATCAGCCGCCCGCACACCACTGTTATCTCACACTCGTGCTCAGTCCCAACCCTCGATTCCAACTAATACGGCGCCTATAGCAGCGCCCGCACCACAGAGAACACATCACCCGTCTGGCGATTACGACTTTGAATATGACTATCCACCTCCTCCCGGATCGCCACCACGACCATCCGCACTAGCACTTCCTAATAACTACGGCAACAGCAATGGCGAGATACCAGTCTTTAATGCCGTTGGACCGTCACAGCCGAATTTTTTCAGACGAGCATTGGGTACTATATTACCAAATCACTATGGACGAGGGTACTCG is a genomic window containing:
- a CDS encoding amidohydrolase family protein, whose translation is MLLLGVQVGICNVTTTEQALAYKQTLEAIDPRIEYMMTLYLSPELTPDEIRKAKGAGIAGVKSYPRGVTTNSDSGIESYEVYYPVFEAMQEVDMVLNLHGEIPSEARTNTCVLNAEPQFLPHLRKLHAAFPRLRIVLEHATTRAAVECVKELGDTVACSITAHHLALTVDDWAGQSWNFCKPVAKYPDDREALRDIIKEGHPRFFLGSDSAPHPPSSKSNAMPDSPCAAGVYTSPILLPLVAHLLESFGALDRLADFVSNNGRRFYKKELPVAAPVVKLRRSPETVRTQWTLDDIYGNKLDNWKFSNLTSGTSSRSPKRTARNLRLRFKRTTTQTRDPNAAARLQKLYAGLEELKKENRDKEVRDLNQAQWNQEILGAIERMQKDTRPLTPETFKQLSEALVHLAAFVEGEERRYGLNQTLEDESHGVSV